A single window of Narcine bancroftii isolate sNarBan1 chromosome 13, sNarBan1.hap1, whole genome shotgun sequence DNA harbors:
- the LOC138748847 gene encoding gamma-glutamylcyclotransferase-like, with amino-acid sequence MSAVGIQDEFFYFAYGSNMLRGRLQLQNPSAVQVSVGCLKGHELAFGFKGTVESRWGGGAASIIPSPKKEVWGIIWRLKADDRQSLDDQEGAQEGLYSPIEVKVEEKVMGEVICLTYQMNNFQFSLPSPLYKKVIIQGAKESGLPSEYIMKLDSILTNNYNKMTPFTIQINEILNHQQNNAAM; translated from the coding sequence ATGAGCGCGGTCGGCATCCAGGATGAATTCTTCTACTTCGCCTACGGGAGTAACATGCTGCGGGGGCGGCTGCAACTCCAGAACCCTTCGGCCGTGCAGGTGTCGGTGGGCTGCTTAAAGGGCCATGAGCTTGCATTTGGCTTTAAAGGCACAGTTGAAAGTAGGTGGGGAGGTGGTGCTGCCAGTATAATTCCAAGTCCTAAAAAAGAAGTATGGGGTATTATATGGCGTTTGAAAGCTGATGATCGACAGTCTTTGGATGATCAAGAAGGTGCTCAGGAAGGGTTGTACAGTCCAATAGAGGTTAAAGTCGAGGAGAAAGTTATGGGAGAAGTTATTTGTCTGACCTATCAAATGAATAATTTTCAATTCTCCCTTCCATCACCACTTTACAAAAAGGTGATCATCCAAGGTGCAAAAGAAAGTGGTTTGCCTTCCGAATATATTATGAAGTTGGATTCCATATTGACTAATAATTACAACAAAATGACCCCCTTTACAATACAAATTAATGAAATTTTGAATCATCAACAAAATAATGCAGCCATGTAA
- the LOC138748882 gene encoding ADP-ribosylation factor 6-like, protein MGGAFAKIFGSKEMRILMLGLDAAGKTTILYKLKLGQSVTTIPTVGFNVETVTYKNVKFNVWDVGGQDKIRPLWRHYYTGTQGLIFVVDCADRDRIDEAKQELHRIINDREMRDAIILIFANKQDLPDAMKPHEIQEKLGLTRIRDRNWYVQPSCATSGDGLHEGLTWLNSNYKS, encoded by the coding sequence ATGGGGGGCGCGTTCGCCAAGATATTCGGCAGCAAGGAGATGCGGATACTGATGCTGGGCTTGGACGCGGCAGGCAAGACCACCATCCTGTACAAGTTGAAGCTCGGCCAGTCGGTCACCACCATCCCCACGGTGGGCTTCAACGTGGAGACGGTCACCTACAAGAACGTGAAGTTCAACGTGTGGGACGTGGGCGGCCAGGACAAGATCCGGCCGCTGTGGAGGCACTACTACACGGGCACGCAGGGGTTAATCTTCGTGGTGGACTGCGCCGATCGCGACCGCATCGACGAGGCCAAGCAGGAGTTGCACCGGATCATCAACGACCGCGAGATGAGGGATGCCATCATCCTGATCTTCGCCAACAAGCAGGACCTGCCCGATGCCATGAAGCCCCACGAGATCCAGGAGAAGCTGGGTCTGACCCGCATCAGAGACAGGAATTGGTACGTGCAGCCGTCCTGCGCCACCTCGGGAGACGGACTCCACGAAGGGCTCACCTGGCTCAACTCGAATTACAAGTCGTAA